A DNA window from Paenibacillus andongensis contains the following coding sequences:
- a CDS encoding nitroreductase family protein, giving the protein MTDFISVVKERRSANKFIPGTEISERDLDEIFNLVKFSPSAFNLQHTHYLVVKDPVIKEEVYQAAFKQYKVQSASAAILVLGSMDAYKDAARINEGFLNLGVMNKQEYNMTVESVTAFYEDRGESFMRDEAIRNASLSAQLFMLAAKEKGWDTCPMIGFDPELMRQALHIPDRYVPVLLVAIGKEDTAKQRPRGYRKPVREFVSFNQFK; this is encoded by the coding sequence TTGACCGATTTTATTTCAGTGGTTAAAGAGCGAAGATCTGCAAATAAATTTATCCCTGGAACAGAAATATCTGAACGAGATCTTGACGAGATTTTTAATCTTGTAAAATTTTCCCCTTCGGCATTTAATTTACAGCATACTCATTATTTGGTGGTGAAAGACCCCGTTATCAAAGAAGAAGTATATCAAGCTGCATTTAAACAATATAAGGTCCAGTCGGCATCCGCAGCAATTCTAGTACTTGGCTCCATGGATGCTTATAAGGATGCAGCAAGAATAAATGAGGGTTTTCTTAATCTAGGGGTCATGAATAAACAAGAATACAATATGACTGTCGAATCGGTTACAGCATTTTATGAAGATAGAGGAGAAAGCTTTATGCGGGATGAGGCGATTCGTAACGCTTCCTTATCTGCACAGTTATTTATGCTCGCCGCAAAGGAAAAAGGTTGGGATACATGTCCGATGATCGGTTTTGATCCTGAATTGATGCGGCAAGCACTCCATATTCCTGATCGATATGTGCCTGTCCTATTAGTTGCAATAGGTAAGGAGGATACGGCCAAACAGCGGCCTCGAGGTTATCGTAAACCTGTTCGTGAGTTTGTTAGTTTTAATCAATTTAAATAG
- a CDS encoding pirin family protein, whose protein sequence is MIQVFPADSRFNVDHGWLRSRLSFSFGNYYDPNNTEFGVLRVCNDDDVDPGKGFGAHPHSDMEIVTIVLSGSVRHEDNLGNTEVTRIGEVQRMSAGSGVVHAEYNASQDEPMRILQLWFMPNERGLDPSYETRRYNSEKLKNALLPVVDSQGSEQIVKIHQDLTLYLCKLDKDKEITFRQEEGRKIFLFVIEGRIAVNHTQLGEGDTARIESLSHLSIMAEENAFLMLIDLP, encoded by the coding sequence ATGATCCAGGTATTCCCGGCAGACTCCCGGTTTAACGTAGATCATGGATGGCTGCGCAGCCGTTTAAGCTTCTCGTTCGGCAATTATTATGACCCTAATAACACCGAATTTGGGGTTTTGCGAGTATGCAATGACGATGACGTAGATCCCGGCAAAGGATTTGGCGCCCACCCGCATAGTGATATGGAGATCGTGACAATCGTACTTTCAGGATCCGTCCGTCATGAGGACAATTTGGGCAACACGGAAGTAACGAGGATTGGGGAAGTGCAGCGAATGAGCGCGGGATCCGGAGTTGTTCATGCTGAATACAACGCTTCGCAGGATGAGCCGATGAGAATTCTTCAATTATGGTTCATGCCAAATGAACGGGGATTAGATCCTTCCTACGAAACCCGCAGGTACAATTCAGAGAAGTTGAAGAATGCCTTGCTTCCCGTCGTTGATTCGCAGGGATCAGAGCAGATTGTTAAAATCCATCAAGACCTAACTCTCTATTTATGCAAATTGGACAAGGATAAAGAGATTACCTTTCGGCAGGAAGAGGGACGCAAGATATTCCTTTTCGTTATTGAGGGACGAATTGCAGTGAATCATACTCAGTTAGGTGAAGGGGATACGGCTCGAATCGAATCTTTGTCTCACTTGAGCATCATGGCG